The Deltaproteobacteria bacterium genome contains the following window.
GTATCGTTGGTCCGAAGGTGAAGATTGGCCCGTATACTCGTCTGCTGTCTCACGTTGTGATTGATAATGATACTACTATCGGTGCGCGAAATGTCATTTATCCCTTTGCGTCTGTTGGTGGCACACCTCAAGATCTTAAATTTAAAGGTGAACCTGCTCAACTAATTATTGGTGATGAAAATGTAATTCGAGAATCAGCCACAATTCATATTGGTACCCAAGCCGGCCATATGGAAACGCGTATTGGCAATGGCTGCTTATTAATGGCATATATTCATATCGCCCACGATTGCATACTTGGCAATCGTATTATCATGTCAAATTCAGTAGGTTTAGCTGGGCATGTTACCATTGATGATAATGTAGTAATTGCTGGGCTTGCTGGCATTCATCAGTTTTGTCAAATTGGACGTAATGCCTATATTACTGGCGCTTCAATGGTTGCTCAGAGCGTACCACCCTTTTGCATTGCTAAAGGGGATCGGGCTCAATTAGTTGGGATTAATATCATTGGCCTAAAACGTGCTGGTTTTAATCGCGAAAAAATACGCTCACTTAGGCTTGCTTTTAATAGCTTATTTTATCGCGATCAAAATCAATATACCTTTGCAGATGCTTTAGCACGCACTGAAGCTGAGTTTGTGACAAACAATCCCGAGGTAAAAGAAATATGCCAATTTATTCACAATCAACAGCGTGGTATATGCCCTGGGCGTGCTGAACAAATTGATGCAGACTCTGATGATACATCCGCCGAATAATAGTGGATGTCCCTAACTTTATGGAATGAGCCGACAATGCTACCAATAAAAGTTGTAGTTGTCGGAGCTGGTCATTTAGGCGGCTTCCATTTACAAAAAATTGCTGCCGACGATAACGCTATCCTTGTAGCAATCGTCGAACCAAAGTTAGATAAGCACCATGACTTACGGCAAAAATATAATGTCCCTATTGTAGAATCATTAAATTCATTTTCTGGTACTGCTAATGCTGCGATAATAGCTTCCCCTACTTCCACACATTTAGAACTCGGTTTAGCTGCATTTGCACGTGGTTGGCATGTATTATTAGAAAAACCTCTAGCAGTTACTCCCGCTGATGGTGAAAAACTTGTGACTGCTGCGCAACAACAAGGCTGCCTTTTACAAGTAGGCCATATTGAACGCTATAACCCTGCTGTATCAGCAGCTCTGAGTGTAGCTGACCAGCCTGGATACATTGTTACTGAACGATTAAGCCCATTTTCAGGACGATCTACAGACGTTGATGTAATTTTAGATTTGATGATTCATGATTTAGATATTGTTGGTGCTTTGGTGGCCGCTCCTTTGGTAGAAGCTCGTGCTATTGGTGTGCCGGTACTAAGTCATAAGGTCGATATGGCTGCCGCACGACTAGCTTTTGCTGATGGTACCGTAGCACAACTTTCAGCAGGCAGGGCTTCCCTCGAACCTTCAAGAAAAATTCGTTTATTTACCAAAGAG
Protein-coding sequences here:
- a CDS encoding Gfo/Idh/MocA family oxidoreductase; translation: MLPIKVVVVGAGHLGGFHLQKIAADDNAILVAIVEPKLDKHHDLRQKYNVPIVESLNSFSGTANAAIIASPTSTHLELGLAAFARGWHVLLEKPLAVTPADGEKLVTAAQQQGCLLQVGHIERYNPAVSAALSVADQPGYIVTERLSPFSGRSTDVDVILDLMIHDLDIVGALVAAPLVEARAIGVPVLSHKVDMAAARLAFADGTVAQLSAGRASLEPSRKIRLFTKERYLSIDCQNREVKSVRRLPPNPDSDWAQIEGEPINIQPGDPLALQDHDFLESIINKRQPRVDGVAGLKALKLAAAVKEAMSIPTYSSTAK
- the lpxA gene encoding acyl-ACP--UDP-N-acetylglucosamine O-acyltransferase; its protein translation is MAIHPTAIVHKGAQIDSSAEIGPFCIVGPKVKIGPYTRLLSHVVIDNDTTIGARNVIYPFASVGGTPQDLKFKGEPAQLIIGDENVIRESATIHIGTQAGHMETRIGNGCLLMAYIHIAHDCILGNRIIMSNSVGLAGHVTIDDNVVIAGLAGIHQFCQIGRNAYITGASMVAQSVPPFCIAKGDRAQLVGINIIGLKRAGFNREKIRSLRLAFNSLFYRDQNQYTFADALARTEAEFVTNNPEVKEICQFIHNQQRGICPGRAEQIDADSDDTSAE